One genomic window of Halovivax cerinus includes the following:
- a CDS encoding S9 family peptidase encodes MAYDIERYLNIRSAGGVSFGPDGERLSFLMDTTGTNQVWTLDGPGRWPEQRTFYDERVTFASWSSERPELVFGMDEGGNERAQLYRLGVETGHIENVTATPTAKHRWGGWSHDGERFAFASNRRDEAVFDLYVQGRDETGDEATMVHEGDGWLSLAGWSPDDSRLLVSEAQSSYDQDLFVLDLETGELDHLTPHEGDVRYQSPSWAPDGDGIYLVTDQETDTLSLAYLDLDEGIQAAEDDGTTDERTTPLTVVDDGGGWNVDGIALDDETGRFVYSRNVDGYTELTVGELTGDESDGADPTAFETFPDPDLPGGISGGVSFDPDADRFAITATGDTTNANVWVVDVESGEAERWTDAPTAGIPRETFDESDLVRVESFDGLEVPGFLTLPDDETAHDGETTRDADGTATEQRGTETANGAPVIVDIHGGPEGQRRPSFSSVKQYFLDRGYAYFEPNVRGSSGYGTEYASLDDVEKRMDSVDDVAACVDWLADQPAIDEDRIACMGGSYGGFMVLASLTEYPDLWAAGVDIVGIANFVTFLENTGDWRRSLREAEYGSLADDREFLESISPLNHVDEIGAPLFVLHGENDPRVPVSEAEQIVEEARDHGVPTRKLIFPDEGHGFSKLDNRIEAYTEIADFLDEHV; translated from the coding sequence ATGGCCTACGATATCGAACGATATCTCAACATTCGCTCTGCCGGCGGCGTGTCGTTCGGTCCCGACGGCGAACGGCTCTCCTTCCTGATGGACACGACGGGGACGAACCAGGTCTGGACGCTCGACGGACCTGGCCGCTGGCCCGAGCAGCGGACGTTCTACGACGAGCGGGTCACGTTCGCCTCGTGGTCGTCCGAGCGCCCCGAACTCGTCTTCGGGATGGACGAGGGCGGCAACGAGCGCGCACAACTATACCGCCTCGGCGTGGAAACCGGCCACATCGAGAATGTGACCGCCACACCGACTGCGAAACACCGCTGGGGTGGCTGGAGTCACGACGGCGAGCGGTTCGCCTTCGCCTCCAACCGTCGAGACGAGGCCGTCTTCGATCTCTACGTCCAGGGTCGCGACGAGACGGGCGACGAGGCGACGATGGTTCACGAGGGCGACGGGTGGCTCTCGCTGGCCGGTTGGAGCCCCGACGACTCGCGACTGCTCGTCTCGGAGGCCCAGTCCAGCTACGATCAGGACCTGTTCGTGCTCGACCTCGAGACGGGTGAGCTCGACCACCTCACGCCCCACGAGGGCGACGTCCGCTATCAGTCACCCAGCTGGGCGCCAGACGGCGACGGAATCTACCTCGTCACCGACCAGGAGACCGACACGCTCTCGCTCGCGTACCTGGACCTCGACGAGGGGATCCAAGCGGCCGAAGACGACGGCACGACCGACGAACGGACGACCCCGCTCACCGTCGTCGACGACGGCGGCGGCTGGAACGTCGACGGGATCGCACTCGACGACGAGACCGGTCGATTCGTGTACTCACGCAACGTCGACGGCTACACCGAGCTCACCGTCGGCGAACTGACCGGCGACGAGTCCGACGGCGCGGACCCGACCGCGTTCGAGACGTTCCCGGACCCCGACCTGCCAGGCGGCATTTCCGGCGGCGTCTCGTTCGATCCCGACGCCGATCGCTTCGCCATCACGGCGACCGGCGACACCACCAACGCGAACGTCTGGGTCGTCGACGTCGAGAGCGGCGAGGCCGAGCGCTGGACCGACGCCCCGACTGCCGGGATTCCACGCGAGACGTTCGACGAGTCCGACCTGGTCCGCGTCGAGAGCTTCGACGGGTTGGAGGTTCCTGGCTTTCTCACCCTGCCGGACGATGAGACGGCTCACGACGGTGAGACGACTCGTGACGCGGACGGGACCGCGACCGAGCAGCGCGGGACCGAAACGGCGAACGGCGCCCCGGTCATCGTCGACATCCACGGCGGACCCGAAGGGCAGCGTCGGCCCTCGTTCTCCAGCGTCAAGCAGTACTTCCTGGATCGGGGCTACGCCTACTTCGAGCCGAACGTTCGCGGGTCGTCGGGCTACGGCACCGAGTACGCCAGTCTCGACGACGTCGAGAAGCGCATGGATTCGGTCGACGACGTCGCGGCGTGCGTCGACTGGCTGGCCGACCAGCCCGCGATCGACGAGGATCGAATCGCGTGCATGGGCGGCTCCTACGGCGGATTCATGGTCCTCGCGTCGCTCACCGAGTATCCCGACCTGTGGGCCGCCGGCGTGGACATCGTCGGTATCGCCAACTTCGTCACATTCTTGGAGAATACCGGCGACTGGCGCCGATCCCTGCGCGAGGCGGAATACGGCTCGTTAGCGGACGATCGAGAGTTCCTCGAATCCATCTCGCCGCTCAATCACGTCGACGAGATCGGGGCGCCGCTGTTCGTCCTCCACGGCGAGAACGACCCCCGCGTTCCCGTCAGCGAAGCCGAACAGATCGTCGAGGAGGCCCGCGACCACGGCGTGCCCACGCGCAAACTGATCTTTCCCGACGAGGGCCACGGCTTCAGCAAACTCGACAACCGCATCGAGGCCTACACCGAGATCGCGGACTTCCTCGACGAGCACGTGTAG
- a CDS encoding NAD(P)-dependent glycerol-1-phosphate dehydrogenase encodes MFEKSSWIRLPRNVVVGHGVLDEVVPVVSDLHLDGRPLLVTSPTPRTVAADPIAADFRESGVDPAMVTVETASFDAVERVIDAVEAEDADYLIGVGGGKAIDIAKMASHHCDIGFLSVPTAASHDGIVSNRGSVPDGDTRHSVAAEPPLAVVADTAILAEAPWRLTTAGCADIISNYTAVMDWRLAHRLKNVEYSGFAGALSEMTAEILVENADSVRPGLEEAAWIVTKALVSSGVAMSIADSSRPASGAEHLFSHQLDRLAPEAALHGHQVGVGSIMTAYLHGGEKGVWLDIRNALESIDAPTTAAELDIDDETVIEALTTCHEIRDRYTILGDGMDEGAAREVARETGVIG; translated from the coding sequence ATGTTCGAGAAGTCGTCGTGGATCCGCTTGCCGCGCAACGTCGTGGTGGGTCACGGAGTGCTCGACGAGGTCGTTCCGGTCGTCTCCGATCTCCACCTCGACGGTCGCCCGTTGCTGGTGACGAGTCCGACGCCTCGCACGGTGGCGGCCGATCCGATCGCCGCCGACTTCCGGGAGTCGGGCGTCGACCCCGCGATGGTCACCGTCGAGACGGCCTCGTTCGACGCGGTCGAGCGGGTGATCGACGCCGTCGAGGCCGAGGACGCGGACTACCTGATCGGCGTCGGCGGCGGGAAAGCGATCGACATCGCGAAGATGGCGAGCCACCACTGTGACATCGGCTTTCTGTCGGTCCCGACGGCGGCGAGTCACGACGGGATCGTCTCCAATCGCGGATCCGTTCCCGACGGCGACACCCGCCACAGCGTCGCCGCGGAGCCGCCGCTGGCCGTCGTCGCCGACACGGCGATCCTGGCGGAGGCGCCGTGGCGACTCACGACCGCCGGCTGTGCCGACATCATCTCGAACTACACGGCGGTGATGGACTGGCGCCTGGCCCACCGGTTGAAGAACGTCGAGTACTCCGGCTTCGCCGGCGCCCTCTCGGAGATGACGGCCGAGATCCTCGTCGAGAACGCCGACTCCGTGCGACCTGGTCTCGAGGAGGCCGCCTGGATCGTCACCAAGGCGCTCGTCTCTTCCGGCGTCGCCATGTCCATCGCCGACTCTTCGCGTCCCGCCAGCGGCGCCGAGCACCTCTTCTCGCACCAACTCGACCGACTGGCACCCGAGGCGGCCCTCCACGGCCACCAGGTCGGCGTCGGCTCGATCATGACCGCGTACCTTCACGGCGGCGAGAAGGGGGTCTGGCTGGACATCCGAAACGCGCTCGAAAGTATCGACGCGCCCACGACGGCGGCCGAACTGGACATCGACGACGAGACCGTCATCGAGGCGCTTACGACCTGCCACGAGATTCGCGATCGCTACACGATCCTCGGCGACGGCATGGACGAGGGCGCAGCCCGGGAGGTCGCAAGGGAGACCGGCGTGATTGGGTAG
- a CDS encoding glycosyltransferase, which produces MRVGVVSFRTVHHRRSETTERIQTLAELLCDDGHDVHVFCARWWPDDRDVAAEEGITYHGLAPDRDSGRSFLLRLPVAIRKLGPDVVHVGANPPKQVGAASLGTKLSRTPLVLEWDGSIGDGAETDYKRALRAADAVITPSQLVRTWARERGADGDDVTVIPDPIDVDRIRAVDPGEPAEVVYARQLDDGANLESVMLALAELRDRDWTATVIGDGPRREDYESMAGDLRIADRVDFVGEADRDERIASYRAAHVFAQTAEYCPFPTELAWALACGCVGVVEYHVDSAGHELVEGRERGFRTTSESELADAIIEAGELESLDFDDSFAEFDRENVRRQYIECYERVQDQRGLFG; this is translated from the coding sequence ATGCGCGTCGGCGTCGTCTCGTTTCGGACCGTCCACCACCGCCGTAGCGAGACGACCGAACGGATCCAGACGCTGGCCGAACTTCTGTGCGACGACGGCCACGACGTCCACGTCTTCTGTGCGCGCTGGTGGCCCGACGACCGGGACGTCGCCGCCGAGGAGGGTATCACCTACCACGGGCTCGCACCCGACCGCGACTCCGGCCGCTCGTTCCTGCTGCGCCTGCCGGTCGCGATTCGAAAACTCGGTCCCGACGTCGTCCACGTTGGCGCGAACCCGCCGAAACAGGTTGGGGCGGCGAGTCTGGGGACGAAACTGTCGCGAACCCCGCTCGTCCTGGAGTGGGACGGCTCCATCGGCGATGGCGCCGAGACGGACTACAAACGCGCCCTCCGGGCCGCCGACGCCGTGATCACGCCCTCGCAACTGGTTCGCACCTGGGCGCGCGAACGCGGCGCCGACGGCGACGACGTCACTGTAATTCCGGACCCCATCGACGTCGACCGAATTCGCGCGGTTGACCCCGGTGAGCCCGCGGAGGTCGTCTACGCTCGCCAGCTCGACGACGGGGCCAATCTGGAGAGCGTCATGCTCGCGCTCGCGGAACTGCGCGATCGGGACTGGACGGCGACGGTGATCGGCGACGGCCCGCGACGCGAGGACTACGAGTCGATGGCCGGCGACCTCCGGATCGCCGACCGGGTGGACTTCGTCGGTGAGGCCGACCGCGACGAGCGCATCGCCAGCTACCGCGCGGCCCACGTCTTCGCCCAGACCGCCGAGTACTGTCCCTTCCCGACCGAACTCGCCTGGGCGCTCGCCTGTGGCTGTGTCGGCGTCGTCGAGTACCACGTCGACTCGGCCGGCCACGAACTCGTCGAGGGTCGTGAACGTGGTTTTCGCACCACGAGCGAGTCGGAACTCGCCGACGCTATTATCGAGGCCGGTGAGCTGGAATCGCTCGACTTCGACGACTCGTTCGCCGAGTTCGACCGGGAGAACGTCCGTCGGCAGTACATCGAGTGCTACGAACGGGTGCAGGACCAACGTGGGTTGTTCGGGTAA
- a CDS encoding ABC transporter permease subunit: protein MSTVAVARKDFLDVRRAKIVWFVGVLYALFMTLLVFVEQSTDSAPSVLDALWNLTAAGAMIIPLIALVTAYLAIAGERESGSIKYVLSIPNSRRDVVLGKFVTRTAVVSASIVVAFVVGILLAILWYPDPQLDIFGQMAALTILYALTYVAVAIGISASTASRSRAMGASIAFFFVTNVLSLFGPLQLAIDYLANDLLGLEISVNQIVFLQSLISPTTAYVNSTGLVFPDGFNTIPMELPWFLQGETMLVILVAWLVVPLALGLWRFERADLG, encoded by the coding sequence ATGAGCACCGTCGCCGTCGCTCGCAAGGACTTCCTCGACGTCCGGCGCGCGAAGATCGTCTGGTTCGTCGGCGTGCTGTACGCCCTCTTCATGACACTTCTGGTGTTCGTCGAACAGAGTACCGATTCTGCCCCGAGTGTCCTCGACGCGCTCTGGAATCTCACCGCCGCCGGGGCGATGATCATCCCGCTGATCGCGCTCGTGACGGCCTACCTCGCCATCGCCGGCGAACGGGAGTCCGGATCGATCAAGTACGTGCTCTCGATCCCCAACTCGCGACGGGACGTCGTCCTCGGGAAGTTCGTAACCCGGACGGCGGTCGTCAGCGCCTCGATCGTCGTCGCCTTCGTGGTCGGTATCCTCCTCGCCATCCTGTGGTATCCGGACCCGCAACTCGACATCTTCGGTCAGATGGCGGCACTGACGATACTGTACGCCCTCACGTACGTGGCCGTCGCGATCGGTATCTCCGCCTCGACTGCCTCCCGATCACGGGCGATGGGGGCCTCGATCGCGTTCTTCTTCGTCACCAACGTGTTGAGCCTGTTCGGACCGCTGCAACTCGCCATCGACTACCTGGCCAACGACCTGCTGGGGCTCGAAATCTCGGTCAACCAGATCGTGTTCCTCCAGTCGCTGATCAGTCCGACGACGGCGTACGTCAACTCGACGGGACTCGTGTTCCCCGACGGCTTCAACACTATTCCGATGGAGTTGCCGTGGTTCTTGCAGGGAGAGACCATGCTCGTGATCCTCGTGGCCTGGTTGGTCGTTCCGCTCGCACTCGGTCTCTGGCGGTTCGAACGGGCGGACCTCGGCTGA
- the nikB gene encoding nickel ABC transporter permease, which yields MWKYIVQRTLSGLAVLLGVSVLTFSLTFFTPGDPARTILRQQMGGRSPSQEAIERFREANGLNEPIPVQFVNWITDVVRGDLGVSYHSETAVTTLIGQNVMPTVELAVAGLLVALVVAIPTGVISAVHKGGRLDYGSQVVALLGLSMPNFWLGYLLILVFAVQLNLLPTHGFGTFGHLALPAITLGTGMAAVITRLLRSSMLEVLDEEYIQTARSKGLQERIVVYKHALRNALIPVITIVGLQFGYLLNGAVIIEMVFQRPGLGSLLIDAIFARNYPVVQGLVLIVAVVFVVTNLLVDITYRYVDPRISLGGENA from the coding sequence ATGTGGAAATACATCGTTCAACGGACGCTCTCGGGCCTGGCCGTCCTCCTGGGCGTGTCGGTGCTGACGTTCTCGCTGACGTTCTTCACCCCGGGCGATCCGGCCCGGACGATCCTGCGCCAGCAGATGGGCGGTCGGTCACCCTCACAGGAGGCGATCGAGCGGTTCAGGGAAGCAAACGGGCTGAACGAACCGATCCCGGTGCAGTTCGTAAACTGGATCACCGACGTCGTCCGCGGTGATCTCGGCGTCTCGTACCACTCGGAGACGGCCGTGACGACGTTGATCGGACAGAACGTGATGCCGACGGTCGAACTCGCCGTCGCCGGCTTGCTCGTCGCGCTCGTCGTGGCGATCCCGACCGGCGTGATCAGCGCCGTCCACAAGGGCGGTCGCCTCGACTACGGCAGTCAGGTCGTCGCCCTCCTTGGGCTGTCGATGCCGAACTTCTGGCTCGGCTACCTGCTCATCCTGGTCTTCGCCGTCCAGTTGAACCTCCTTCCGACCCACGGGTTCGGCACCTTCGGACACCTGGCACTGCCCGCCATTACCCTCGGAACAGGGATGGCGGCCGTCATCACGAGACTCCTGCGCTCGTCGATGCTCGAGGTGCTCGACGAGGAGTACATTCAGACCGCGCGGTCGAAGGGTCTCCAGGAGCGAATCGTGGTGTACAAGCACGCGCTTCGAAACGCGCTGATCCCGGTCATCACGATCGTCGGCCTGCAGTTCGGCTACCTGCTGAACGGGGCCGTGATCATCGAGATGGTGTTCCAGCGGCCCGGGCTCGGCAGCCTGCTCATCGACGCAATCTTCGCGCGCAACTACCCGGTCGTCCAGGGACTGGTCCTGATCGTCGCGGTAGTGTTCGTGGTGACGAACCTGCTCGTCGACATCACGTACCGGTACGTCGATCCACGCATCTCCCTGGGAGGTGAGAACGCGTGA
- a CDS encoding ABC transporter substrate-binding protein: MTTDKLTRRTVLKGTAAAGVVSLAGCAENTSGSDSGSVTIALQTDPTAETWTSHGGITPYWTNVMEPLIWVDQEMALQPWLATDWERTSDTTWEFTLREGVSFHNGDEMTAEHVVYSFETLLDELAYAPGWLRLEGPDSIVALDDYTVEFTTPEPFSVFPGNIAHNMVCVQHPDRNVDEYEAIGTGPFQVDTVEPQQEVVTAPFEDYWGDGGQVDELVFEVIEDPNTRSLSLENGEIDIGMAPPRSQISSLESGDGTTVARQETAGSCYGGLNLYAAPTDDPVLRRALNHAVDQELIVETILANVGSAARVPISPTIYWSAHDDVDPYAYDEDQASSLVEESDYDGEMLTIVVPNDLVNGRDIAQVLLDNFTSVGISAEIQMAERAQYSELVRDGEGHLFLDTSGSNSGAADYVIYDSFHSDGDVNQRLYRNEDTGVQNPGGEVDTLIEEGMEATESSVKEEKYGEAQRIMKDQAVTVPVYYDEFVAAYQSDLEGVSFSPIPEFTSWTSLEK, translated from the coding sequence ATGACGACTGACAAACTCACCCGTCGAACGGTGCTGAAGGGAACCGCTGCGGCCGGCGTGGTGTCCCTGGCCGGTTGTGCGGAAAACACGAGCGGAAGCGACTCCGGATCGGTCACGATCGCGCTCCAGACGGACCCGACCGCCGAGACCTGGACCTCCCACGGCGGTATCACCCCGTACTGGACCAACGTCATGGAACCGCTGATCTGGGTCGATCAGGAGATGGCGCTCCAGCCGTGGCTGGCCACGGACTGGGAGCGAACGAGCGATACGACCTGGGAGTTTACCCTCCGCGAGGGTGTCTCGTTCCACAACGGCGACGAGATGACGGCCGAGCACGTGGTCTACTCCTTCGAGACGCTGTTAGACGAACTCGCGTACGCACCCGGGTGGCTGCGACTCGAGGGGCCGGATAGTATCGTCGCGCTCGACGACTACACCGTCGAGTTCACGACCCCGGAACCGTTCTCCGTGTTCCCGGGGAACATCGCGCACAACATGGTGTGCGTCCAGCACCCCGATCGAAACGTCGACGAGTACGAGGCCATCGGAACCGGCCCGTTCCAGGTCGACACCGTCGAGCCACAACAGGAAGTCGTCACCGCGCCGTTCGAGGACTACTGGGGCGACGGGGGACAGGTGGACGAACTCGTGTTCGAAGTGATCGAGGATCCGAACACGAGATCGCTCTCGCTCGAGAACGGGGAGATCGATATCGGGATGGCCCCACCGCGCAGCCAGATCAGCTCCCTCGAGAGCGGCGACGGCACGACGGTCGCCAGACAGGAGACGGCAGGATCGTGTTACGGCGGTCTCAACCTCTACGCCGCGCCGACGGACGATCCCGTGCTCCGACGTGCGCTCAACCACGCCGTCGACCAGGAACTGATCGTCGAGACGATCCTCGCGAACGTCGGGTCGGCGGCGCGGGTGCCGATCTCGCCGACGATCTACTGGTCCGCTCACGACGACGTCGACCCGTACGCGTACGACGAGGACCAGGCGAGTTCGCTCGTCGAGGAGTCCGACTACGATGGCGAGATGCTCACGATCGTCGTCCCGAACGACCTCGTCAACGGTCGCGACATCGCACAGGTCCTGCTCGACAACTTCACCTCAGTCGGGATCTCCGCCGAGATCCAGATGGCCGAACGGGCGCAATACTCGGAGCTCGTTCGCGACGGCGAGGGCCACCTCTTCCTCGACACGAGCGGATCGAACTCCGGCGCCGCCGATTACGTCATCTACGACTCGTTCCACTCCGACGGCGACGTCAACCAGCGACTCTATCGTAACGAGGACACCGGCGTCCAGAACCCGGGCGGCGAGGTCGACACGCTGATCGAGGAGGGAATGGAGGCGACCGAGAGTTCGGTGAAAGAAGAGAAGTACGGCGAAGCCCAGCGGATCATGAAGGACCAGGCCGTCACCGTGCCGGTCTACTACGACGAGTTCGTCGCCGCCTACCAGTCCGATCTCGAAGGGGTCTCGTTCTCGCCGATCCCGGAGTTCACGAGCTGGACGTCACTCGAGAAGTAA
- the nikC gene encoding nickel transporter permease, which yields MSEETTVVERMRTTAGDTRSRLVEAYHSRTARQFRSNTLNLIGLAIVLGLVLTAVFAPYIAPHDPEEQHLRDRLEGPSAEHPLGTDQLGQDVLSRLVFGARVSLKIGLAVVGISLAIGTAVGVTAGYAGGYVDEGLMRLVDVLLAFPGLLLALVIAGILGPSLTNIMIALAIVGWTSYARVVRGSVLSVKEQEYVKSSQLMGTGRLRIVGRHILPNVMGPVVVLATLDMATVILSTAGLSFLGLGAQPPTPEWGTMISTGREYLQSAPWVVNFPGLAIMLAVLGFNLLGDGLRDVLDPREEESVQNKGL from the coding sequence GTGAGCGAAGAGACGACGGTGGTCGAGCGGATGCGAACGACGGCCGGTGACACGCGGTCCCGGCTCGTCGAGGCCTATCACTCCCGGACTGCGAGACAGTTCCGGTCGAACACCCTCAACCTGATCGGGCTGGCGATCGTCCTGGGACTCGTCCTGACGGCGGTCTTCGCGCCGTACATCGCGCCCCACGATCCGGAAGAACAGCACCTGCGCGATCGCCTGGAAGGCCCGTCGGCCGAACACCCGCTCGGTACCGATCAACTCGGCCAGGACGTGCTGTCGCGACTCGTCTTCGGCGCGCGCGTCTCGCTGAAGATCGGTCTCGCCGTTGTCGGCATCTCCCTGGCGATCGGAACGGCGGTCGGCGTGACGGCGGGCTACGCGGGCGGCTACGTCGACGAGGGACTCATGCGACTCGTGGACGTGCTGCTCGCCTTCCCGGGGCTGCTCCTCGCGCTCGTCATCGCGGGAATCCTGGGACCGAGCCTGACGAACATCATGATCGCACTCGCGATCGTGGGCTGGACCAGTTACGCGCGCGTCGTCCGTGGAAGCGTCCTATCGGTCAAAGAGCAGGAATACGTCAAGTCGAGCCAGTTGATGGGAACCGGACGGCTACGGATCGTCGGCCGACACATCCTGCCGAACGTGATGGGACCAGTCGTCGTCCTCGCGACGCTCGACATGGCGACCGTCATCCTCTCGACTGCGGGTCTGTCGTTCCTGGGACTCGGCGCCCAGCCGCCGACACCCGAGTGGGGGACGATGATCTCGACCGGGCGCGAGTACCTCCAGTCGGCCCCGTGGGTCGTCAACTTCCCCGGGCTCGCGATCATGCTCGCCGTCCTCGGCTTCAACCTGCTCGGCGACGGGCTGCGAGACGTGCTCGACCCGCGTGAGGAAGAATCTGTCCAGAACAAGGGGCTCTAA
- a CDS encoding ABC transporter ATP-binding protein: MTEPLLAVDNLHTHFETRDRTVHAVNGVSFDVEPGEVVGIVGESGSGKSVTARSIMRLESPGEIVDGSIRYRGEELTTATDEEIRRLRGQDTSMVFQDPMTTLNPVFTVSEQIVESLKVHENPDRQPLREYLRIPLLHDRTDWAEKRDRVVELMSEVGIPNPGERLDAYPHEFSGGMRQRAMLAIALASEPDLLIADEPTTALDVTIQAQILQILADLREERDMSVVLITHDIGVVSAVCDRVIVMYGGEVMETGTTEQILTEPRHPYTQALLECMPQRTKRKEPLETIEGQVPDRLGEVDGCPFASRCGYAQERCRDGPMPVSDCGDGQRAKCCALDRVPDPTREAVGVEGSR, from the coding sequence ATGACCGAACCACTACTCGCAGTCGACAATCTGCACACCCACTTCGAAACCCGCGATCGCACCGTCCACGCAGTCAACGGCGTCTCCTTCGACGTCGAACCGGGCGAGGTCGTCGGGATCGTCGGCGAGAGCGGCAGCGGCAAGTCGGTCACCGCCCGGTCGATCATGCGCCTCGAATCGCCGGGTGAGATCGTCGACGGCTCGATCCGCTACCGCGGGGAGGAACTGACGACCGCGACCGACGAGGAGATCCGGCGGCTTCGGGGCCAGGACACGTCTATGGTCTTTCAGGACCCGATGACGACGCTCAATCCGGTCTTCACGGTCAGCGAGCAGATCGTGGAGTCGTTGAAGGTCCACGAGAACCCGGACCGGCAACCGTTGCGCGAGTACCTTCGGATCCCCCTCCTGCACGACCGCACCGACTGGGCCGAAAAACGCGATCGCGTCGTCGAACTCATGTCCGAGGTGGGAATCCCGAATCCCGGCGAACGACTGGACGCGTATCCCCACGAGTTCTCAGGCGGGATGCGCCAGCGGGCGATGCTGGCCATCGCGCTGGCGAGCGAACCGGATCTCCTGATCGCAGACGAACCGACGACGGCGCTCGACGTGACGATCCAGGCTCAGATCCTGCAGATCCTGGCCGACCTGCGCGAGGAACGCGACATGTCGGTCGTCCTGATCACTCACGACATCGGCGTGGTCTCGGCCGTCTGCGACCGCGTCATCGTGATGTACGGTGGCGAGGTGATGGAGACCGGAACGACCGAGCAGATCCTGACCGAACCACGCCACCCCTACACGCAGGCACTCCTCGAGTGCATGCCCCAGCGGACGAAGCGAAAAGAACCCCTCGAAACGATCGAGGGACAGGTTCCGGACCGCCTCGGAGAGGTGGACGGCTGCCCGTTTGCGTCCCGCTGTGGGTACGCCCAGGAGCGGTGCAGGGACGGGCCGATGCCTGTCAGTGACTGCGGCGACGGTCAGCGGGCGAAGTGCTGCGCACTCGATCGGGTCCCGGACCCGACGCGAGAGGCCGTCGGCGTGGAGGGATCGCGATGA
- a CDS encoding ABC transporter ATP-binding protein has protein sequence MPAIETDGLTKRFGEDVLAVDDLDLTVEEGEVFGFLGPNGAGKSTTINVLLDFVRPTAGSARVLGLDAQADAAVIRERIGVLPEGAELYDRLTGREHLEWVARTNGVRESVDYDATLDRVGLTPEEGSRPVGGYSKGMAQRLAFGMAILGEPDLLLLDEPSSGLDPTGMQEMREIIREEADRGATVFFSSHILGEVESVCDRLGIMNEGRLVATGTIDALRAELELDASVSIEVDEVPTDLGLESIDGIHAVELDGTTLTVSVADPTRKIDAIRHVDERATVLDIRSTNTSLEQLFNTYTGADGPGTGDDDERDVSRTEVTA, from the coding sequence ATGCCAGCGATCGAAACGGACGGACTCACGAAGCGCTTCGGAGAGGACGTCCTCGCCGTCGACGACCTCGATCTCACCGTCGAGGAGGGCGAGGTCTTCGGCTTCCTCGGGCCGAACGGGGCCGGGAAGTCGACGACCATCAACGTCCTTCTGGACTTCGTCCGCCCGACGGCGGGCAGCGCGCGAGTACTCGGACTGGATGCGCAGGCAGACGCCGCCGTGATCCGCGAGCGGATCGGCGTCCTCCCCGAAGGGGCCGAGCTATACGACCGGCTAACCGGGCGCGAGCACCTGGAGTGGGTCGCGCGGACGAACGGCGTTCGTGAGTCGGTCGACTACGACGCGACGCTCGACCGAGTCGGGCTCACCCCGGAGGAGGGATCCCGGCCGGTCGGCGGCTACTCGAAGGGGATGGCCCAGCGACTCGCGTTCGGGATGGCCATCCTCGGCGAACCGGACCTGTTGCTCCTCGACGAACCCTCCTCCGGGCTCGACCCGACGGGTATGCAGGAGATGCGCGAGATCATCCGCGAGGAGGCCGACCGCGGTGCGACCGTCTTCTTCTCGAGTCACATCCTCGGCGAGGTCGAGTCCGTCTGCGATCGGCTGGGAATCATGAACGAGGGGCGACTCGTCGCGACGGGAACGATCGACGCCCTCAGGGCGGAACTGGAACTCGACGCCTCGGTGTCGATCGAGGTCGACGAGGTACCGACGGACCTCGGCCTCGAGTCGATCGACGGCATCCACGCCGTCGAACTCGACGGGACGACGCTGACGGTCTCGGTCGCCGATCCGACGCGAAAGATCGACGCCATACGCCACGTCGACGAGCGGGCGACCGTCCTCGACATCCGTTCGACGAACACCTCGCTCGAACAACTGTTCAACACCTACACTGGTGCCGACGGACCGGGCACGGGAGACGACGACGAGCGTGACGTGTCTCGTACGGAGGTGACGGCATGA